In Candidatus Baltobacteraceae bacterium, a genomic segment contains:
- a CDS encoding alkaline phosphatase family protein, with the protein MKRPSRAQFLSGLAGAAALPYVEWVRPALAQAPPSKLSDIEHFVILMQENRSFDHYFGTLSGVRGYSDPAAGILLNGKPVFYQPDGESREGYVLPFHLDTRTTNAQRLHDLSHSWNALHASWDRGRLDGFVSAHRATDYANGPLTMGYYTREDLPFYYALADAFTVCDGYHCSVMGPTYPNRYFWMTASNDPNGLHGGPAIKNLRTRYSWETYPEQLQRAGVSWRIYHDEPEPGEPVGLNVILNFAPFQDAAPTSPLYEYAVKARGVDAMLDDMRTGNLPQVSWIIPPYAFCEHPDELPAAGENYVRQIIEALASNPVNWARTAFIIVYDENDGLFDHVLPPTPPLHTPDEWIDGQPTGLGFRVPALIVSPFARGGYVYGDTLDHTSTLRLLESRFGAEVPNLSAWRRATCGDMTGAFGFGSPIDVSLPDLPQTADALVAVEREILTLPRPSAPRVQTMPQQEPGARKRRIG; encoded by the coding sequence ATGAAACGACCATCGCGTGCGCAGTTTCTTTCGGGATTGGCAGGTGCTGCGGCTCTGCCATACGTCGAGTGGGTGCGCCCCGCCCTGGCACAGGCACCGCCGTCAAAGCTTTCCGACATCGAGCACTTCGTGATCTTGATGCAGGAAAACCGCTCTTTCGATCATTACTTCGGCACACTCTCGGGCGTGCGCGGGTACAGCGATCCGGCGGCGGGCATCTTGCTGAACGGCAAGCCGGTATTTTACCAGCCGGACGGCGAAAGCCGTGAGGGCTACGTGTTACCGTTCCATCTCGACACGAGAACGACGAACGCGCAACGGTTGCACGATCTCAGTCATTCGTGGAACGCGCTGCACGCATCGTGGGACCGCGGACGCCTCGACGGCTTTGTCAGCGCACATCGCGCGACCGACTACGCGAACGGACCCCTCACGATGGGCTACTACACGCGCGAAGATCTCCCGTTCTATTATGCGCTGGCCGATGCATTTACGGTTTGCGACGGCTATCACTGCTCGGTCATGGGACCCACCTACCCAAACCGCTACTTCTGGATGACCGCGTCGAATGATCCCAACGGCCTGCATGGCGGCCCCGCGATCAAAAATCTGAGGACACGCTATTCGTGGGAGACGTATCCGGAGCAACTGCAGCGGGCCGGGGTGTCGTGGCGCATTTATCACGACGAGCCCGAACCGGGCGAGCCGGTTGGTCTGAACGTCATTCTGAATTTCGCGCCCTTCCAGGACGCCGCGCCGACCTCGCCGCTCTACGAATATGCGGTCAAGGCACGCGGAGTCGACGCGATGCTCGACGATATGCGGACCGGCAATCTCCCGCAAGTGAGTTGGATCATTCCGCCCTACGCGTTTTGCGAGCACCCCGACGAGCTACCGGCGGCGGGCGAAAATTACGTCCGGCAAATCATCGAAGCGCTTGCCTCGAATCCTGTGAACTGGGCACGGACTGCGTTCATCATCGTATACGACGAAAATGACGGGCTCTTCGATCACGTATTACCGCCGACGCCGCCGCTGCATACACCGGACGAATGGATCGACGGCCAGCCGACAGGCCTGGGCTTCCGCGTGCCCGCCTTGATCGTTTCACCGTTTGCCCGGGGCGGTTACGTCTACGGTGACACGCTCGATCACACCTCGACGCTGCGATTGCTCGAATCACGCTTCGGCGCCGAAGTTCCGAACCTCTCCGCATGGCGCCGCGCGACATGCGGCGATATGACCGGCGCCTTCGGCTTCGGATCGCCGATCGATGTCAGTCTTCCCGACTTGCCGCAAACCGCGGATGCGCTCGTTGCCGTCGAGCGAGAAATTCTCACGCTGCCGCGCCCGTCCGCACCGAGGGTGCAAACGATGCCGCAGCAAGAACCCGGCGCACGCAAACGCAGAATCGGTTAG
- the pyk gene encoding pyruvate kinase, with protein MRLRYALNLSQEPANWGAHLHAFMEYVLQKRTKIVATIGPASRDPAVMRSLFVSGTNVVRLNFSHGTPDDHAAVIAATRSIAKELDIHVAILQDLPGPKVRTGKLRDDLQNVRLERGSPFVLTTDDVPGDDKRISVQYKDLPGDVAVGNRIYLQDGQITLRILGKTATEIQTTVEYGGDLRSQQGINYPDGSLNIPSVTERDFEYLAFGLEQRVDYVAVSFVRSAEDINRVKAFMAERNHNIPIIAKIEKHEALEDLDNIVDAADGVMVARGDLGIEIPLEQVPLVQKAIIAKCNRASKPVITATQMLESMTFASKPTRAEVTDVANAILDGTDALMLSGETARGQFPAEAVRTMADIAREVEKNYPHATLRDRRLAGISPTIATSIAEAATRAADELFIAFIATGTTTGNTAHHIAAFRPRARIIALTPSPEVARQLALLWGTEALLIERYNSFDVLLYMTEQRMTQAGIVRSKDLIAFTTGMPVGGGGTNLLKIHEIP; from the coding sequence ATGCGCTTGCGTTATGCGCTTAACCTATCGCAGGAGCCTGCAAACTGGGGCGCGCATCTGCACGCTTTCATGGAATACGTTCTTCAGAAACGAACAAAGATCGTCGCTACCATCGGTCCCGCATCGCGCGACCCCGCGGTCATGCGGTCGCTTTTCGTTTCTGGGACAAATGTGGTTCGTTTGAATTTCTCGCACGGCACGCCCGACGATCACGCCGCCGTGATTGCCGCTACGCGCAGCATCGCGAAAGAACTCGACATTCACGTCGCGATCTTGCAGGATCTTCCCGGTCCGAAGGTGCGCACCGGCAAACTGCGAGACGACCTGCAGAACGTGCGCCTCGAACGCGGCAGCCCTTTCGTGCTTACGACCGACGACGTCCCCGGCGACGACAAACGCATCAGCGTCCAATACAAAGATCTTCCCGGTGACGTAGCGGTGGGGAACCGCATCTACTTGCAAGACGGGCAAATCACGTTGCGCATCCTCGGTAAGACCGCAACGGAGATCCAAACGACGGTCGAATACGGCGGAGACCTGCGCTCACAGCAAGGGATCAACTATCCCGACGGATCGCTCAACATTCCCTCGGTCACCGAACGCGATTTCGAGTACCTTGCCTTCGGGCTCGAGCAGCGCGTCGATTACGTCGCCGTCTCGTTCGTACGCTCGGCCGAAGACATCAACCGCGTCAAGGCATTCATGGCCGAGCGTAATCACAATATACCGATCATCGCCAAGATCGAGAAACACGAGGCGCTCGAGGATCTCGACAACATCGTCGATGCCGCCGACGGCGTGATGGTGGCGCGCGGCGACTTGGGCATCGAGATTCCGCTCGAGCAAGTACCTCTGGTGCAGAAGGCGATCATCGCCAAATGCAATCGTGCGAGCAAACCGGTTATCACCGCGACGCAGATGCTCGAGTCGATGACCTTCGCCTCGAAGCCGACACGCGCTGAAGTGACCGACGTCGCGAACGCTATTCTCGACGGAACCGACGCACTGATGCTCTCGGGCGAAACCGCGCGCGGTCAGTTTCCCGCCGAAGCAGTACGCACGATGGCCGATATTGCGCGCGAGGTCGAGAAAAACTATCCGCACGCGACGCTGCGCGACCGCAGGCTCGCCGGCATAAGCCCGACGATCGCCACCTCGATCGCGGAAGCCGCGACCCGCGCCGCCGACGAGCTCTTCATCGCGTTCATCGCCACCGGCACGACGACCGGGAATACGGCCCATCACATCGCGGCGTTCCGCCCGCGAGCGCGGATCATCGCTCTCACCCCCTCGCCCGAAGTAGCGCGACAACTGGCGCTGCTGTGGGGCACCGAAGCGCTGCTGATCGAACGTTACAATTCGTTCGACGTCCTGCTCTACATGACCGAGCAGCGCATGACGCAGGCCGGCATCGTGCGGTCTAAGGATCTGATCGCGTTCACCACCGGTATGCCGGTCGGCGGCGGCGGCACCAACTTGCTCAAGATCCACGAAATCCCCTAA
- the nusA gene encoding transcription termination factor NusA — MAEPAAEEKLIDVLQFISKERNIPFEMLLEALEAALLTAYKRHYGSEANAIVTVDRQTGEYRVYHRRTVAEVVEDPKLEVSIKEAGEPYQPGDFYDEEVTPKEFGRIAAQTAKQVIVQRIREAERDTVYNKYARKLNDLVTGTVQRFEQRNMYVLLENRDEAILYLADQVPGETFRINDFIRAYVLDVRKSPKGPQVVLSRAAEGLVQRLLELEVPEIADGVVEIMAIAREAGSRSKVAVRSLRAEVDPIGACLGPKSSRIANVSDTLRGEKIDVIRYDTDPQTFIMNALAPAKVISVELFEDDGVALVMVPDYQLSLAIGRDGQNVRLAARLTGWRLDIASESEADEVRERYLAERAERAGGEAVVEETVETEADEVPAAAAGVDEELIRKLEEFRRERLGE; from the coding sequence ATGGCAGAACCGGCAGCTGAAGAGAAACTCATCGACGTCCTCCAGTTCATCTCGAAGGAACGCAACATTCCGTTCGAGATGCTGCTCGAGGCACTCGAAGCAGCGCTGCTCACCGCGTACAAGCGGCACTACGGCAGTGAGGCGAACGCAATCGTCACCGTCGATCGTCAGACCGGCGAATATCGCGTTTACCATCGCCGTACGGTCGCTGAGGTCGTCGAAGATCCCAAACTCGAAGTCTCGATCAAAGAAGCCGGCGAACCCTATCAGCCCGGCGATTTCTACGACGAAGAAGTCACACCGAAGGAGTTCGGCCGCATCGCCGCACAGACGGCGAAACAGGTGATCGTGCAGCGTATTCGTGAAGCCGAGCGCGATACCGTGTACAACAAGTACGCGCGCAAGCTCAACGACCTGGTCACCGGGACCGTGCAGCGCTTCGAACAGCGGAACATGTACGTACTGCTCGAGAATCGCGACGAGGCAATTCTTTATCTGGCCGACCAGGTTCCGGGCGAGACGTTTCGCATCAACGATTTCATTCGCGCCTACGTGCTCGACGTGCGCAAATCACCCAAGGGTCCGCAGGTCGTACTCTCGCGCGCGGCCGAAGGTCTCGTGCAGCGGCTTCTCGAGCTGGAAGTGCCGGAGATTGCCGACGGCGTGGTCGAAATCATGGCGATCGCCCGTGAGGCCGGCAGCCGCTCCAAGGTCGCGGTGCGTTCGCTGCGCGCCGAAGTCGATCCGATCGGCGCCTGCCTCGGTCCGAAATCGAGCCGCATCGCGAACGTTTCCGACACGCTGCGCGGCGAGAAGATCGACGTGATTCGCTACGACACCGATCCGCAGACGTTCATCATGAACGCGCTCGCGCCGGCCAAGGTGATCAGCGTCGAGCTCTTTGAAGACGACGGTGTGGCGCTGGTCATGGTCCCGGATTATCAGCTCTCGCTCGCGATCGGACGCGACGGCCAGAACGTGCGGCTCGCCGCGCGCCTGACCGGGTGGCGACTGGACATCGCGAGCGAAAGCGAAGCCGACGAGGTGCGGGAGCGCTACTTGGCCGAGCGTGCCGAACGCGCCGGCGGTGAAGCGGTGGTCGAGGAGACGGTGGAGACCGAGGCCGACGAAGTGCCGGCGGCGGCGGCGGGAGTCGACGAAGAGCTGATCCGCAAACTCGAAGAGTTCCGGCGGGAGCGGCTTGGCGAGTAG
- the infB gene encoding translation initiation factor IF-2 yields the protein MAAATTGSKVRIFELAKEVGLTSKELIALFNDRLGGAFEAKNQLSVVPDNIADLVRSVLKPAPAAKAPAKSAAAPAAPKAPAKTVPAPPPPKAAAPEAPVPRLRPVGPSSASPTPRAPKVTAPKPSVPEEAPAAAAPVEPAAPPAAPPRPAARPAASDAPIPRLQPVPQGQTSIARRPPAPTTSASASPGPSTGVPGRPGVAPRPGQALPGQGGKGPVAPAGRGNGPLTPPTGRRPAGNGPFRPLAPGAQRPLGPRPGVPATGNDAPAPSAGGRGPGDRPRSHEDKAAAKKDREKELLLEKERQRKKKGGELSVATPARALETIEIPDLLTVQELATSMIVPVKDVITELIKMGTMATINQNIPSDVAISVAKKFGFNAVVKEAGEEVTVEQEEDKPEMMTARPPVVTVLGHVDHGKTSLLDRIRSANVAAGEAGGITQKIGAYTVERNDRKITFIDTPGHEAFTAMRARGAKVTDVAILVVAADDGVMPQTKEAIAHVKAANVPIVVAVNKMDKPDAQPDRVKQQLAEEGLQAVDWGGTIEMVPVSAKAGTGIDALLDTVLLEADIKELKANKNRRATGVVIESQLSRGRGAVATVLVQNGTLRVGDIVVVGGTFGKVRALIDDKGKQVKKAGPSIPVEVMGLQDVPAAGDTLMVVSDERVARETAEKRAVRRRDVRIAGAGSQRVSLETFMSMPTEGKKALNLIIKADGQGSLEALRARMESLSNDEVDVRVIHGGVGAISPNDVNLASASSAVLIGFNIRPDETAKRLAENEGVDLRFYQVIYEIEDDLRKAMTGMLAPVVREVTLGHAEVREVFKVSKVGTIVGCYVKDGKITRNSKVRVLRDSAVVFTGELESLRRFKDDVREVAEGFECGIQVARFQDLKVGDVIEAYATEQVAAELVTA from the coding sequence ATGGCAGCAGCAACGACCGGTAGTAAAGTACGCATTTTCGAGCTCGCCAAAGAGGTGGGGCTCACGTCCAAAGAGCTGATCGCACTCTTCAACGATCGCTTGGGCGGCGCGTTCGAGGCAAAGAATCAGCTCAGCGTCGTTCCCGATAACATCGCGGATCTCGTTCGCAGCGTGCTCAAACCGGCGCCGGCAGCGAAGGCGCCGGCGAAGAGCGCCGCCGCGCCGGCCGCACCGAAAGCACCGGCCAAGACCGTTCCTGCTCCTCCCCCTCCCAAGGCGGCCGCGCCCGAAGCACCCGTCCCGCGCCTGCGGCCGGTCGGGCCGAGCTCGGCAAGCCCGACGCCGAGAGCACCCAAAGTCACGGCCCCCAAGCCGTCCGTTCCCGAAGAAGCGCCGGCTGCCGCCGCACCGGTCGAGCCCGCGGCTCCGCCGGCCGCGCCGCCGCGCCCGGCGGCCCGTCCCGCCGCAAGCGACGCGCCGATTCCACGGCTGCAGCCGGTTCCACAAGGTCAAACCTCCATTGCGCGCCGTCCGCCGGCCCCCACGACCAGTGCGTCGGCGTCGCCCGGCCCGTCGACCGGCGTGCCGGGCCGCCCCGGTGTCGCGCCGCGCCCCGGTCAGGCGCTGCCTGGGCAGGGCGGCAAAGGTCCGGTCGCTCCCGCCGGCCGCGGCAACGGGCCGCTGACCCCGCCGACCGGACGCCGTCCGGCCGGCAACGGTCCGTTCCGTCCGCTGGCCCCCGGTGCGCAGCGCCCGCTCGGTCCGCGCCCCGGTGTTCCGGCAACCGGCAACGATGCTCCCGCGCCCTCGGCCGGCGGCCGCGGTCCGGGTGACCGCCCCCGCAGTCATGAGGACAAGGCGGCGGCCAAGAAGGATCGTGAGAAAGAGCTGCTGCTCGAGAAAGAACGGCAGCGCAAGAAGAAGGGCGGCGAGCTCTCGGTCGCAACGCCTGCGCGCGCGCTCGAGACGATCGAGATTCCCGATCTGCTTACCGTTCAGGAACTCGCCACCTCGATGATCGTTCCGGTCAAAGACGTGATCACCGAACTGATCAAGATGGGCACGATGGCCACGATCAACCAAAATATTCCGAGCGACGTCGCCATCTCGGTCGCGAAGAAGTTCGGTTTCAACGCGGTGGTCAAAGAGGCCGGCGAAGAAGTCACCGTCGAGCAAGAAGAAGACAAGCCCGAGATGATGACCGCGCGTCCGCCGGTCGTCACCGTACTCGGTCACGTCGATCACGGCAAGACCTCGCTGCTCGATCGGATTCGCAGCGCGAACGTGGCGGCGGGCGAAGCGGGCGGCATCACCCAAAAGATCGGCGCGTACACGGTCGAGCGCAACGATCGCAAGATCACCTTCATCGATACGCCCGGTCACGAAGCGTTCACCGCGATGCGCGCGCGCGGCGCCAAGGTGACCGATGTCGCGATTCTCGTCGTTGCGGCGGACGACGGCGTCATGCCGCAAACGAAGGAAGCGATCGCGCACGTCAAAGCCGCGAACGTTCCGATCGTCGTTGCCGTCAACAAAATGGACAAACCCGATGCGCAGCCCGACCGCGTCAAGCAGCAGCTTGCCGAAGAGGGTCTGCAGGCGGTCGACTGGGGCGGTACGATCGAAATGGTTCCGGTTTCGGCCAAAGCCGGTACCGGCATCGATGCGCTGCTCGACACCGTGCTGCTCGAGGCCGACATCAAGGAACTCAAGGCGAATAAGAACCGCCGCGCGACCGGCGTCGTGATCGAATCGCAGCTCTCGCGCGGCCGCGGTGCGGTGGCGACGGTGCTGGTCCAGAACGGTACGCTGCGCGTCGGCGATATCGTCGTGGTCGGCGGGACGTTCGGCAAAGTGCGCGCGCTGATCGACGACAAGGGCAAACAAGTGAAGAAGGCGGGCCCCTCGATTCCGGTCGAGGTGATGGGCCTGCAAGACGTTCCCGCCGCGGGCGACACCTTGATGGTGGTCAGCGACGAGCGCGTCGCGCGTGAAACGGCCGAGAAGCGCGCGGTGCGCCGGCGCGACGTGCGTATCGCGGGCGCCGGATCCCAACGCGTTTCCCTGGAGACCTTCATGTCGATGCCGACCGAAGGCAAGAAGGCGCTCAACCTCATCATCAAAGCCGACGGACAAGGTTCGCTCGAAGCGCTGCGCGCTCGAATGGAGTCGCTCTCGAACGACGAGGTGGACGTGCGCGTCATCCACGGCGGCGTCGGCGCGATTTCACCCAACGACGTCAATCTCGCCAGCGCCTCGAGTGCCGTGCTGATCGGTTTCAACATCCGACCCGACGAGACGGCGAAGCGCCTGGCCGAGAACGAAGGCGTCGATCTCCGCTTCTACCAGGTCATCTACGAGATCGAGGACGATCTGCGAAAGGCAATGACCGGGATGCTCGCGCCGGTCGTGCGCGAGGTCACGCTCGGTCACGCCGAAGTGCGCGAGGTCTTCAAAGTCAGCAAGGTCGGAACCATCGTCGGCTGCTACGTCAAGGACGGGAAGATCACGCGCAACTCGAAAGTGCGCGTGCTGCGTGACTCTGCGGTCGTCTTCACCGGCGAACTCGAAAGCCTGCGCCGCTTCAAAGACGACGTGCGCGAAGTCGCCGAAGGCTTCGAGTGCGGCATCCAGGTCGCAAGGTTCCAGGACCTCAAGGTGGGCGACGTCATCGAGGCCTACGCGACCGAACAAGTGGCTGCGGAACTGGTAACGGCATGA
- the rbfA gene encoding 30S ribosome-binding factor RbfA: protein MKSQRLARIDHEIQRILGTLITQELKDPRLGFVTVTHVEVSDDLRHCKVFVSIIGDRHQARQSLEALHSAARYLRGELGHRIDLRHTPELVFVEDRSTERAIALAKTLREDAERHRISEGE, encoded by the coding sequence ATGAAGAGCCAGAGATTGGCGCGTATCGATCATGAGATTCAGCGGATTCTCGGCACCCTGATAACCCAGGAGCTGAAGGATCCGCGTCTGGGCTTCGTGACGGTTACGCATGTGGAGGTCAGCGATGATCTACGGCACTGCAAGGTGTTCGTTTCGATCATCGGCGACCGCCATCAGGCCCGGCAGTCGCTCGAGGCTCTGCACTCCGCGGCACGCTATCTGCGCGGCGAACTCGGGCATCGCATCGACCTACGTCACACGCCGGAACTCGTCTTTGTCGAGGATCGCTCGACCGAACGGGCAATTGCGCTCGCCAAAACGCTGCGTGAGGACGCGGAGCGCCACCGCATCAGCGAGGGAGAATAG
- a CDS encoding DHHA1 domain-containing protein, whose product MIENELRSATEAEIAAELRRRPAFVMVSHVKPDGDTLGAGLALGIALKRMGKRVCYFQQDTVPRNLRFLPDAQFVSREIPADLPPDTLYVFGDMSDPARAGEFLPKVDRANMLDIDHHLGNKHFGTLNFVIPTECSTGTAVMRILRALGTPIDADIATCILTTIMTDTGGFMHSNTSPEALELSAELMRAGADKELITEEIFANKRVAATRLMGRIIDEMQFSHEGRYCYSFIDDAMLAQTGADGEDAEDLVNVLRAQEGVEVAALFKAFDGEIRVSLRSSGRINVQAAAARLGGGGHFRASGLTLHGSRDEAYAMVDAALCAEGL is encoded by the coding sequence ATGATCGAGAACGAGTTGCGCTCCGCGACCGAGGCGGAAATCGCCGCCGAATTGCGGCGGCGCCCCGCGTTCGTGATGGTCAGTCACGTCAAGCCCGACGGCGATACGCTGGGGGCGGGACTGGCGCTCGGAATCGCGCTGAAGCGCATGGGCAAGCGCGTCTGCTATTTCCAGCAAGACACGGTTCCGCGGAATTTGCGTTTTCTGCCCGACGCGCAATTCGTCTCGCGCGAGATTCCGGCCGATCTTCCGCCCGATACGCTCTACGTCTTCGGCGACATGAGCGATCCGGCGCGCGCCGGCGAGTTCTTGCCCAAAGTCGATCGAGCCAACATGCTCGACATCGATCATCATCTCGGCAACAAGCACTTCGGAACCCTCAATTTCGTGATCCCGACCGAGTGCTCGACCGGAACGGCCGTGATGCGCATCCTGCGTGCGCTGGGCACGCCGATCGACGCCGATATTGCGACCTGCATTCTGACCACGATCATGACCGACACCGGCGGATTCATGCATTCGAACACCTCGCCCGAGGCGCTCGAACTCTCGGCCGAACTCATGCGGGCCGGCGCCGACAAGGAGCTTATCACCGAAGAGATCTTCGCGAACAAACGTGTTGCTGCGACGCGTTTGATGGGCCGGATCATCGACGAGATGCAGTTTTCGCACGAGGGACGCTATTGTTACTCGTTCATCGACGATGCGATGCTGGCACAGACCGGCGCGGACGGCGAGGATGCCGAGGACCTGGTCAACGTGTTGCGCGCACAGGAAGGCGTCGAGGTCGCGGCGCTCTTCAAAGCGTTCGACGGCGAGATTCGCGTGAGCTTGCGTTCGAGCGGGCGTATCAACGTGCAAGCTGCGGCGGCGCGCCTCGGCGGAGGCGGCCATTTCCGTGCGTCCGGTTTGACGCTGCATGGCTCGCGCGACGAAGCCTATGCGATGGTCGACGCCGCACTCTGCGCCGAAGGCTTATAG
- the truB gene encoding tRNA pseudouridine(55) synthase TruB, translated as MSERSEPRDVERQGSGFDGQSLIGFVNVFKPAGYTSAQIVARVKRIYGIYGRNRKTAAGHLGTLDPQAAGVLPIAVGKATRLIPLLEDQRKAYTALLVLGRSTTTQDALGETVAASALPAHWERKLEDVLPQFIGKIAQVPPMFSALHHEGKRLYDLAREGKSIERKARNVTIYGLSLLGIETPNRARVRVACSEGTYVRTLCEDIGAAIGVPAHLGALVREASGPFVLYESRTLAEIADDPHGAITPPEHIIPFPTIVLDLRGSADFRAGRVVPLPEGAPASRVFVRDHSRTLVGVGEAHGALLAPRKVFV; from the coding sequence GTGAGCGAGCGAAGCGAGCCACGCGACGTTGAACGGCAAGGCTCCGGCTTTGACGGGCAAAGCCTGATCGGATTCGTCAACGTCTTCAAGCCCGCCGGATATACCTCGGCTCAAATCGTTGCCCGTGTAAAACGCATCTACGGCATCTACGGACGCAACCGCAAGACCGCGGCGGGGCATTTGGGCACGCTCGATCCGCAGGCCGCCGGCGTGCTTCCGATCGCCGTCGGCAAAGCGACCCGTCTGATTCCGCTGCTCGAAGACCAGCGCAAGGCCTACACCGCGCTGCTCGTGCTCGGGCGGTCGACCACGACGCAGGACGCGCTTGGTGAAACGGTTGCAGCCAGTGCCTTGCCGGCGCACTGGGAGCGCAAACTCGAAGACGTCTTGCCGCAATTCATCGGCAAGATCGCGCAAGTACCGCCGATGTTCTCGGCCCTGCATCACGAAGGCAAACGTCTCTACGATCTCGCGCGCGAAGGAAAATCGATCGAACGTAAGGCGCGTAACGTTACCATCTACGGGCTCTCGCTGCTCGGCATCGAGACGCCGAATCGCGCTCGCGTACGCGTCGCGTGCAGTGAAGGAACCTACGTGCGCACGCTCTGCGAGGATATCGGCGCCGCGATCGGCGTGCCGGCGCATCTCGGCGCGCTCGTGCGCGAAGCCTCGGGCCCATTCGTGCTCTACGAGTCGCGCACGCTGGCGGAGATCGCCGACGATCCGCACGGCGCGATCACGCCGCCCGAACACATCATTCCCTTTCCGACGATCGTGCTCGATCTGCGCGGGTCGGCGGACTTTCGCGCGGGGCGCGTGGTGCCGTTGCCGGAAGGAGCGCCGGCCTCGCGCGTCTTCGTGCGCGACCACTCGCGCACGCTCGTCGGAGTCGGCGAAGCACACGGGGCCCTGCTCGCGCCACGGAAAGTCTTCGTGTGA
- the ribF gene encoding riboflavin biosynthesis protein RibF → MKIFHDLFRENDRPLVLAIGFFDGMHRGHLEIAKAARRMRKPGYRAGVLTFANHPAAFLRPGTEPPLITTTAERVDLFARAGFEECFLVTFDERIAKLTPQEFLERLSAMSVSGAAVGATFRFGHKRAGDAATMAAYFAERNLPFVALENVTHEGERISSTRIRTLIADGNLELADHLLGHSYELRGVVEVGFGRGHDLEFPTANLRVPEKLLPKDGVYAAVARYDGRDHAALVSIGTNPQFDGQKRTIEAWLRDFHQTIYGHELALRDLRYLREQRLFASVDELVAQMRSDLEAVAYPSYG, encoded by the coding sequence GTGAAGATTTTCCACGACTTGTTTCGGGAGAACGATCGGCCGTTAGTGCTGGCGATCGGGTTCTTCGATGGGATGCATCGGGGGCATCTCGAGATCGCTAAGGCTGCTCGCCGGATGCGCAAGCCGGGGTATCGGGCCGGCGTGTTGACCTTTGCGAATCACCCGGCTGCGTTTCTGCGCCCGGGGACGGAGCCGCCGCTGATTACGACGACCGCGGAGCGCGTGGATCTCTTTGCGCGGGCCGGCTTCGAAGAATGTTTTCTCGTCACGTTCGACGAGCGCATCGCGAAGCTCACGCCGCAGGAGTTTCTCGAACGGCTGAGCGCGATGTCGGTATCGGGAGCGGCGGTCGGTGCGACGTTTCGTTTCGGTCACAAGCGCGCCGGCGACGCGGCGACGATGGCCGCCTATTTTGCCGAACGCAACCTCCCCTTCGTCGCGCTCGAAAACGTGACGCACGAAGGCGAGCGCATCTCGAGCACGCGGATTCGCACGCTCATCGCCGACGGTAACCTCGAACTAGCCGACCACCTGCTCGGTCACAGTTACGAGCTGCGCGGCGTGGTCGAGGTGGGCTTCGGCCGTGGACACGACTTGGAGTTCCCGACGGCGAATCTGCGCGTACCGGAGAAGCTCTTACCGAAGGACGGGGTCTACGCGGCGGTGGCGCGGTACGACGGACGCGATCACGCGGCGCTCGTCTCGATCGGCACGAACCCCCAGTTCGATGGCCAAAAGCGCACGATCGAGGCGTGGTTGCGTGATTTTCATCAGACGATCTACGGTCACGAACTCGCGCTGCGCGATCTGCGTTACCTTCGTGAGCAGCGCCTCTTCGCGTCGGTCGACGAACTGGTGGCGCAGATGCGATCCGATCTGGAGGCGGTGGCGTATCCGAGTTATGGCTAA
- a CDS encoding TlpA disulfide reductase family protein yields MAKKTAILIVAAVLLAACSNGANSGPNATAHIGAPAPGWSDPLVSGGTLTMAQLRGKPLLLDFFATWCGPCNAQAPKVNAAYRQFAPQGLQVIGVDVEESAAKAKQFVDQHGLTYPAVVDSGTLSDQYQINGMPVSVFIDRSGVVRKVDVGQVSQAQLDADIKSIL; encoded by the coding sequence ATGGCTAAGAAAACGGCAATCCTCATCGTCGCAGCGGTACTGCTCGCGGCCTGCAGCAATGGTGCGAACAGCGGCCCGAACGCCACCGCGCACATCGGAGCGCCCGCGCCGGGTTGGAGCGATCCGCTCGTCTCCGGCGGCACGCTCACGATGGCGCAGCTGCGCGGCAAGCCGCTTCTGCTCGATTTCTTCGCGACCTGGTGCGGACCGTGTAACGCGCAGGCTCCGAAAGTCAATGCCGCATACCGGCAGTTTGCGCCGCAGGGATTGCAAGTGATCGGCGTCGATGTGGAGGAGAGCGCCGCGAAGGCCAAGCAATTCGTCGATCAGCACGGGCTCACGTATCCCGCCGTGGTGGATTCGGGCACGCTGAGCGACCAATATCAAATCAACGGCATGCCGGTCAGCGTCTTCATCGACCGCAGCGGCGTCGTGCGCAAGGTCGACGTCGGTCAGGTCTCGCAAGCGCAGCTCGACGCCGACATCAAATCCATTCTATGA